The following are encoded together in the Blastocatellia bacterium genome:
- a CDS encoding serine/threonine protein kinase → MHNRGIIHRDLNPNNIWVSEEQQIKILDFGTAKIVYGTKDDAYLKTITTSGKIVGTLYYLSPEQCKYQELDERTDIYSLAITVYEMLSGHPPFNNVSPVVIAMGHMRLSPPTIPNLSNNIQEVVFKALEKDPTKRFSTAIEFANAFEKAVNQTNVDCIDSNMNKDKKLDSKTSSFWQTLSSWRKNEFEAKSF, encoded by the coding sequence ATTCATAATCGGGGTATTATTCATCGAGATCTAAATCCAAATAACATTTGGGTAAGTGAAGAACAACAAATTAAGATACTTGATTTTGGGACGGCAAAAATTGTTTATGGAACAAAAGATGATGCTTACCTAAAAACTATTACAACTTCAGGAAAAATAGTAGGAACACTTTATTATTTATCCCCTGAACAATGTAAATATCAAGAACTTGATGAAAGAACAGATATTTATTCTTTAGCAATTACAGTTTATGAAATGTTAAGCGGTCATCCACCATTTAATAATGTTAGCCCTGTTGTGATTGCAATGGGACATATGAGGTTATCACCTCCAACAATTCCCAATCTATCAAATAATATTCAGGAAGTTGTTTTTAAGGCATTAGAAAAAGATCCTACAAAGCGTTTTTCAACAGCTATTGAATTTGCTAACGCTTTTGAAAAAGCTGTTAACCAAACAAATGTTGACTGTATTGATTCAAATATGAACAAAGATAAAAAATTAGATAGCAAAACATCATCATTTTGGCAGACTCTATCTAGTTGGAGGAAAAATGAGTTTGAAGCCAAAAGCTTTTAA
- a CDS encoding N-acetylmuramoyl-L-alanine amidase gives MRQSLEHPDPTYTRLVEEYSRFITIPSEKLKFLRNTLSKYPNSPLTDRFIWLKQLTFRKAILEELLQFLPADSPKPRELALVYWLYRVRYPVFLVSTLAITITTIMLGQIVYQNAREAGIFDLNLQVGKPEAKVIVVTSPVPVAINGDGPINQPENSDKIESFTLSDVWLVEKNDNYEQYSNGGRILIQYETETEERNFFALSRKAPKKKVALPFDVKQAIFYPEEKKNPVGILYHVTQSDLLPFEPTYNSRLKGKSSNLIQYVKEEKLYNYVIDRFGQIYRVVRDQHYANHSGNSIWGDDEAVYVRLNHSFIGVAFEGNWSANVKLNPEDINEAQIYACKLLTQILRSKYKIKANNCITHGQVSINPSDYLIGFHLDWAIGFPYASCGLNDNYQLIPPSITEFGFKYDRGFQTAIGGKLWPGIELAEARLKAKANDLGIPTEELRKQLQGDFTLYLNWINKMRDFTSGKEIDKEKPIRLFAD, from the coding sequence GTGAGACAATCTTTAGAACATCCTGATCCAACATATACCCGTTTAGTGGAAGAATATTCCCGTTTTATTACTATTCCATCAGAAAAATTAAAATTCCTTCGTAACACTCTTAGTAAATATCCTAATTCACCTCTTACAGATCGTTTTATTTGGTTAAAACAATTAACTTTCCGTAAAGCAATACTAGAAGAGCTACTACAGTTTTTACCTGCTGATAGTCCTAAACCTCGTGAACTAGCATTAGTCTATTGGTTATATCGTGTTCGTTATCCAGTTTTTTTAGTTAGTACGCTGGCTATTACAATAACTACTATAATGTTAGGCCAAATTGTTTATCAAAATGCTCGTGAAGCAGGAATTTTTGACTTAAATTTACAAGTTGGCAAACCTGAAGCTAAAGTAATAGTAGTTACTTCACCTGTTCCTGTAGCAATCAATGGTGACGGGCCTATTAATCAACCGGAAAATTCTGACAAAATAGAAAGTTTTACATTATCCGACGTTTGGTTAGTAGAAAAAAATGATAATTATGAGCAATATAGTAATGGGGGAAGAATTTTAATCCAATATGAAACAGAGACAGAAGAGCGCAATTTTTTTGCATTAAGCCGTAAAGCTCCAAAAAAGAAAGTCGCTCTACCTTTTGATGTAAAACAAGCTATTTTTTATCCAGAAGAAAAGAAAAATCCTGTAGGTATTCTATATCATGTAACTCAAAGTGACCTACTTCCATTTGAACCAACCTATAACAGTAGGTTAAAGGGAAAATCTTCTAATTTGATTCAATATGTAAAAGAAGAAAAACTTTATAATTATGTTATAGATAGATTTGGTCAAATTTACCGAGTTGTGCGTGACCAACATTATGCTAATCATTCGGGTAACTCTATTTGGGGAGATGATGAAGCAGTTTATGTAAGACTTAATCATAGTTTTATTGGGGTAGCTTTTGAAGGTAATTGGTCAGCAAATGTCAAGCTTAATCCAGAAGATATTAATGAAGCTCAAATCTATGCTTGTAAATTACTTACACAGATACTTCGTAGTAAATACAAAATTAAAGCTAATAATTGTATAACTCATGGACAGGTTTCTATTAACCCATCAGACTACTTAATTGGCTTCCATTTAGACTGGGCTATAGGTTTTCCTTATGCAAGTTGTGGATTAAATGATAATTACCAATTGATCCCTCCTAGTATTACTGAATTTGGGTTTAAGTATGATAGAGGTTTTCAAACAGCTATTGGTGGTAAACTCTGGCCCGGAATTGAGCTAGCAGAAGCGCGATTGAAAGCTAAAGCTAACGATTTAGGTATACCTACAGAAGAGTTAAGAAAACAGCTTCAAGGTGATTTTACACTTTATCTAAATTGGATTAATAAGATGCGTGATTTTACTTCAGGAAAAGAAATAGACAAAGAAAAACCTATTCGACTTTTTGCAGATTAA
- a CDS encoding type II secretion system protein, which produces MSLKPKAFNRLKSLKSTSSGFSLIELLMVTVVVLILCSLATLNLMSAKIAANEASATATLKTFLQANYTYYISNDSFATPGQLAAAGYVGEEFGKMEVLSCGKTVFNKSGYAFVMVPTKLERRISKQNKPSSNKSIENSVKNSGGTNNGNSGGTNGGGTNGGGTNNGNSGGGNNSSEEIVILEYLMDALPISEFKPHAFKTGIRWFYIDSITNTLWTIKDPKRFSACSPGEFCYDLQKQQPKYEDCSPIN; this is translated from the coding sequence ATGAGTTTGAAGCCAAAAGCTTTTAACAGATTAAAATCCCTTAAATCAACCTCTTCAGGTTTTTCCCTAATTGAGCTACTTATGGTTACAGTAGTTGTCCTTATTCTTTGTTCTTTAGCTACCTTAAACCTTATGTCTGCTAAAATTGCAGCTAATGAAGCTTCTGCTACTGCTACTCTAAAAACGTTTCTCCAAGCAAATTACACCTATTATATATCTAATGATTCGTTTGCCACACCAGGACAACTTGCAGCAGCAGGTTATGTAGGTGAAGAATTTGGCAAAATGGAAGTTTTAAGCTGTGGCAAAACTGTCTTTAACAAAAGTGGTTATGCTTTTGTCATGGTTCCAACAAAACTGGAACGTAGAATTTCTAAGCAAAACAAACCAAGTTCAAATAAAAGCATAGAAAATTCTGTTAAAAATAGTGGTGGCACTAATAATGGTAATAGTGGTGGCACTAATGGTGGTGGCACTAATGGTGGTGGCACTAATAATGGTAATAGTGGTGGTGGAAATAACAGTAGCGAAGAAATTGTTATTTTAGAATATCTTATGGACGCACTTCCTATTTCAGAATTTAAGCCTCATGCCTTTAAGACTGGCATACGTTGGTTTTATATAGACTCAATAACCAATACTCTTTGGACAATAAAAGATCCCAAACGTTTTAGTGCTTGTTCTCCAGGTGAATTTTGTTATGACCTACAAAAACAACAACCAAAATATGAGGATTGTTCCCCAATAAATTAA
- a CDS encoding protein kinase: protein MENATSHVKFKLIKERYEIKDLIGQGGSSYVYKALDLENNKFVSIKLIDFFDQEDLTIDLVKERLKFFRREYELLKRVSHPNIINIFDSGIYEYKYPFIVMEFVEGKTLDKIISTENLTLKQICSFLIN from the coding sequence ATGGAAAACGCAACCTCACACGTTAAATTTAAGCTAATAAAAGAGCGTTATGAAATTAAGGATTTAATTGGACAAGGTGGATCATCTTATGTTTATAAGGCTTTAGATCTTGAAAATAATAAATTTGTTTCTATTAAACTAATAGATTTTTTTGACCAAGAAGATTTAACTATAGACTTAGTTAAAGAAAGATTAAAATTTTTTCGCCGTGAGTATGAGCTACTAAAGCGTGTCTCACATCCTAATATAATCAATATATTTGATTCTGGTATTTATGAATATAAATATCCTTTTATAGTAATGGAATTTGTGGAAGGTAAGACTTTAGATAAAATTATCTCTACTGAAAATTTAACACTTAAACAAATTTGTAGTTTTTTAATCAATTAG
- the hydA gene encoding dihydropyrimidinase, whose product MKTLIKNGRIITAVDDYNADLLIEDGTITMIARSIDLAADKVIDANGRYVIPGGIDPHTHMDLPFGGTSSSDDFRTGTIAAAFGGTTTIIDFAVQYQGQALNQALDVWFAKAEGKAAIDYAFHLICTDLPDSRLPEIKDLIRQGVTSFKLFMAYPGVFLVDDGTIFKAMTTASEAGGLICMHAENGVVIDVLVKRALAEGRTAPKYHALTRPTKAEAEGTGRAIALAEMANAPVYIVHLSCYDALRKVVEGRDNGIPAYAETCPQYLFLDDSYYDQENFEGSKYVMTPPLRGKENQEKLWQGLKFNDLQVISTDHCPFCFKEQKELGRDDFSKIPNGGPGVENRMSLIFNGGVVSGRINVNRFVEITSTAAAKIFGLFPRKGTIAVGSDADIVIFDPNEEIIISAQSHHMNVDYSCYEGTKVRGVAKTVLSRGKVVIEEGLYIGSPGDGQFLKRGLFNSPK is encoded by the coding sequence ATGAAAACATTAATTAAAAACGGTCGAATTATTACTGCCGTAGATGATTATAATGCTGATTTATTGATTGAAGATGGAACAATTACTATGATTGCCCGAAGTATTGATCTAGCAGCAGATAAAGTAATAGATGCTAATGGTCGTTATGTTATACCTGGTGGTATAGATCCTCATACACATATGGATTTACCTTTTGGTGGGACTTCTTCGTCAGATGATTTTCGTACAGGCACAATTGCTGCTGCTTTTGGTGGCACAACTACAATTATTGATTTTGCTGTGCAATACCAGGGCCAAGCACTTAACCAAGCCTTAGATGTTTGGTTTGCTAAAGCAGAAGGTAAAGCCGCAATAGATTACGCTTTTCATTTAATTTGTACAGATCTACCAGATAGCCGACTCCCAGAAATAAAAGACTTAATTAGACAAGGTGTAACAAGTTTTAAGCTTTTTATGGCTTATCCAGGAGTCTTTTTAGTTGATGATGGAACTATTTTTAAGGCTATGACTACAGCTAGTGAGGCTGGCGGATTAATTTGTATGCACGCGGAAAATGGCGTTGTTATTGATGTTTTAGTAAAACGAGCCTTAGCCGAAGGCCGAACAGCACCAAAATATCACGCACTCACCCGCCCAACTAAAGCCGAGGCCGAAGGCACAGGACGTGCAATTGCTCTAGCTGAAATGGCAAATGCTCCTGTTTACATAGTACACCTTAGTTGTTATGACGCGCTGCGAAAAGTTGTAGAAGGCCGAGATAATGGAATACCTGCTTATGCTGAAACTTGTCCACAGTATTTATTTTTAGATGATAGTTATTATGATCAAGAAAATTTTGAAGGCTCTAAATATGTTATGACTCCGCCACTTAGAGGCAAAGAAAATCAAGAAAAACTCTGGCAAGGTCTTAAATTTAATGATCTACAAGTAATTTCTACTGACCATTGCCCATTTTGCTTCAAGGAACAAAAAGAACTAGGCCGAGATGATTTTTCTAAAATACCTAATGGTGGCCCTGGCGTAGAAAACCGTATGAGTTTAATCTTTAATGGCGGTGTAGTTAGCGGACGAATTAATGTAAATCGTTTTGTTGAAATTACTTCCACCGCAGCAGCAAAAATCTTTGGACTTTTCCCACGTAAAGGAACAATTGCTGTTGGATCAGATGCCGATATAGTTATTTTTGACCCCAATGAAGAAATAATCATCAGCGCACAAAGCCATCATATGAATGTTGATTATAGTTGTTATGAAGGAACAAAAGTCCGGGGTGTTGCTAAAACTGTGTTATCTCGTGGCAAAGTAGTCATTGAAGAAGGGCTTTATATTGGTAGTCCTGGCGATGGTCAATTTCTAAAACGAGGCTTGTTTAACTCGCCAAAATAA
- a CDS encoding DUF4118 domain-containing protein, whose product MSPIIDLVNYLHNNASATQLRYLGYLVTFGGVAVVTAFYSVVFPAVGPATIALSLLLVVLTTSIISGLTFGIISSILSVFSYYYLFLYNGKFLVSEAQSWIDFSVF is encoded by the coding sequence ATGTCACCAATTATTGATCTTGTAAACTACTTACATAATAACGCTAGTGCAACACAATTGCGCTATTTAGGCTATTTAGTTACATTTGGTGGGGTCGCTGTAGTAACTGCATTTTATAGTGTTGTGTTTCCTGCTGTGGGCCCGGCAACAATTGCTTTAAGTTTATTACTTGTAGTCTTAACTACTTCTATTATTAGTGGCTTAACATTTGGAATTATCTCATCAATACTTAGTGTGTTTTCTTATTACTATTTATTTCTTTATAATGGGAAATTCTTAGTTTCTGAAGCACAAAGTTGGATAGATTTTTCGGTTTTTTAG
- a CDS encoding RNA chaperone Hfq gives MASDINVQDNFLEKAKNEKIPVAVNFGKIKMIGIIKCYDQFSITLESNGQDQMVYKQGINYIGMQKPKRPFRPRPGGFKPRDGQDASSGDAPRRPFTPRPGGFRPREDSSSDDRRSFTPRPRPSDTEDSRPPDSYQHRSPREDSQSFSENRSENRFDSSKNKTFRVQKPPKKY, from the coding sequence ATGGCTAGCGATATTAATGTTCAAGATAATTTTTTAGAAAAAGCAAAAAATGAAAAAATTCCTGTAGCAGTAAATTTTGGAAAAATAAAAATGATAGGAATAATCAAGTGTTATGACCAATTTTCAATTACACTTGAGTCAAACGGCCAAGATCAAATGGTCTATAAACAAGGAATTAACTATATAGGAATGCAAAAGCCAAAAAGACCCTTTAGGCCGCGTCCAGGTGGCTTTAAGCCTAGAGATGGTCAAGATGCTAGTTCAGGTGATGCACCTAGAAGACCTTTTACTCCTCGTCCAGGTGGTTTTAGACCTAGAGAAGATAGTTCAAGTGATGATAGAAGGTCTTTTACTCCTCGTCCACGACCTTCAGACACTGAAGATTCAAGACCACCTGATTCTTACCAACATAGAAGTCCTAGAGAAGATTCCCAAAGCTTTTCTGAAAATAGATCTGAAAATAGATTTGATTCATCAAAAAACAAAACTTTTCGTGTGCAAAAACCTCCTAAAAAATACTAG
- a CDS encoding GHKL domain-containing protein, producing the protein MDRFFGFLVTAVITSQLSSALRKRAYEAESRREEVLKLYQLSKEILATSDSVTAVSSIAKQVKEIFKFKYCAIFLQEENNDDWQKLDARSDSSSIRTFTPLKQIVDEVNTTNEPVSSTYISKNKKSIKKPTNKTLYIPIKVADSVKGVMVLVSDMPERATIDAIVGLVALALERAHFLQEVSRAEALRESDKLKTAILASVSHSLRTPLTSIRASVDNLLQDDIEWEKDMLKEFHLIISEETYRLTKIVRNLLEMARIEGDSVKPNKQFIPLKEIVEEVLERCSVVTRNHKVIVDIADKLPEIQVDIAMIAEVLTNLVENAAKYSPEGKEIKITALEKNKEIIIAVKDQGIGIPASDLSHVFDKFFRGSQSQYCEGTGMGLAIAKGIIEVHNGKIWVEAEEGKTATFYFSLPLAKQQLAQAISIKGDL; encoded by the coding sequence TTGGATAGATTTTTCGGTTTTTTAGTAACGGCTGTTATCACAAGTCAGCTATCATCTGCCTTACGTAAACGTGCTTATGAGGCAGAAAGCCGCCGAGAAGAAGTATTAAAGCTTTATCAGCTTAGTAAAGAGATATTAGCAACATCTGATTCTGTCACGGCTGTTTCTTCTATAGCAAAACAAGTAAAGGAAATTTTTAAATTTAAGTATTGTGCAATTTTCCTTCAAGAAGAAAACAATGATGATTGGCAAAAATTAGACGCGCGTTCAGATTCTTCAAGCATAAGAACTTTTACTCCATTAAAGCAAATTGTGGATGAAGTAAATACAACTAATGAACCTGTATCTAGTACCTATATTTCAAAAAATAAAAAGAGTATAAAAAAACCAACTAACAAAACTTTGTATATTCCAATAAAAGTTGCTGACAGTGTTAAAGGCGTAATGGTATTAGTTTCTGATATGCCAGAGCGGGCAACAATTGATGCTATAGTTGGTTTAGTAGCTTTAGCCTTGGAACGGGCGCATTTTTTACAAGAAGTTAGTCGTGCTGAAGCCTTGCGTGAAAGTGATAAATTAAAAACAGCTATTCTTGCTTCTGTTTCTCATAGTTTAAGAACTCCTTTAACCTCTATTCGTGCCTCTGTTGATAATCTTTTACAAGATGATATTGAATGGGAAAAAGATATGTTAAAAGAGTTTCACCTAATTATTAGTGAAGAAACTTATCGCTTAACAAAAATTGTACGTAACTTGTTGGAAATGGCACGTATTGAAGGAGATAGTGTAAAACCAAATAAACAATTTATTCCATTAAAAGAAATTGTTGAAGAAGTTTTAGAACGTTGTTCTGTAGTAACCCGAAATCATAAAGTAATAGTAGATATTGCAGACAAATTACCTGAAATCCAAGTAGATATAGCCATGATTGCAGAGGTATTAACTAATCTAGTAGAAAATGCCGCTAAATATAGCCCTGAAGGAAAAGAAATTAAGATTACTGCTTTAGAGAAAAACAAGGAAATAATAATAGCTGTTAAAGACCAAGGAATTGGTATTCCTGCTAGTGATTTGAGTCATGTTTTTGATAAATTTTTTCGTGGAAGTCAAAGCCAGTATTGTGAAGGTACTGGTATGGGTTTAGCTATTGCTAAAGGAATTATTGAAGTTCATAACGGCAAAATTTGGGTAGAAGCTGAAGAAGGAAAAACAGCAACTTTTTATTTTTCTCTACCCTTAGCTAAACAACAACTAGCTCAAGCTATTTCAATAAAAGGAGATTTATGA
- a CDS encoding acyltransferase, whose amino-acid sequence MPRIVKCGLIQASHACSTSENLTVIREANIEKHLKFIDQAASEGVQILCMQEIFTGPYFCAEQTTRWYDSTEYIPDGPTTKLMQEYAKRYQMVIVVPIYEEETTGVYYNTAAVVDADGTYLGKYRKHHIPHCAPGFWEKFYFRPGNLGYPVFKTQYANVGVYICYDRHFPEGARALGLNGAEIVFNPSATVAGLSEYLWKLEQPAHAVANAYFVGAINRVGYEDPWRIGEFYGQSYFCDPRGQFLATASRDKDELVVAELDLDKIREVRNIWQFYRDRRPDSYGDLVKG is encoded by the coding sequence ATGCCCAGAATTGTTAAATGTGGTTTGATCCAAGCCTCTCATGCTTGTAGCACAAGTGAAAATTTGACGGTGATTCGTGAAGCTAATATTGAAAAACATCTTAAATTTATTGATCAAGCAGCTAGCGAAGGTGTTCAAATCCTCTGTATGCAAGAAATATTCACTGGCCCTTATTTTTGTGCTGAACAAACTACCCGTTGGTATGATTCAACAGAATATATTCCAGATGGCCCAACTACAAAATTAATGCAGGAATATGCTAAACGCTACCAAATGGTTATTGTAGTTCCAATTTATGAAGAAGAAACTACGGGAGTTTACTATAACACTGCTGCTGTAGTTGATGCTGATGGGACTTATTTAGGCAAATACCGAAAACATCATATCCCACATTGCGCCCCAGGTTTTTGGGAAAAATTCTATTTTCGCCCAGGAAATCTGGGCTATCCAGTTTTTAAGACTCAGTATGCTAATGTAGGTGTTTATATTTGTTATGACCGACATTTTCCAGAAGGTGCGCGCGCTTTGGGCTTAAATGGTGCTGAAATAGTTTTTAACCCTTCTGCTACTGTTGCTGGTCTTTCAGAATATCTTTGGAAGCTAGAACAACCTGCACATGCGGTTGCTAATGCCTACTTTGTAGGTGCAATCAATCGTGTAGGTTATGAAGACCCTTGGCGAATAGGTGAATTTTATGGTCAAAGCTATTTTTGTGACCCTCGCGGTCAATTTTTAGCTACTGCAAGCCGAGATAAAGATGAACTTGTTGTAGCTGAACTAGACTTAGATAAAATTCGAGAAGTTCGTAATATTTGGCAATTTTACCGAGATCGTCGTCCAGATAGCTATGGAGATTTAGTTAAAGGTTAG
- a CDS encoding response regulator transcription factor: MSRKPTVLVVDDEPQILRVMSASLPPRGYDVKVATNGPEALKMVEKQMPDLIILDLIMPGMLGFEVCKTIRKTSAVPIIILSARGVEFDKIAALDLGADDYVIKPFSMDELLARMRAVLRRSHNIEETEAVLSVGDITIDASSRQVLVNGKEVKLTPKEFDVLRYLMSNAGKVVTRQTLLQAVWGPKSLEQSGYLRVFINQLRRKIEPDPENPKYILTEPWIGYKFAG, translated from the coding sequence ATGAGTCGTAAACCTACAGTTTTAGTAGTTGATGATGAACCACAAATTTTAAGGGTAATGAGTGCAAGCTTGCCACCTAGAGGATATGATGTAAAAGTAGCAACTAATGGCCCGGAAGCACTAAAAATGGTTGAAAAACAAATGCCAGATCTAATTATTTTGGATCTAATTATGCCAGGAATGCTAGGCTTTGAAGTTTGTAAAACTATACGTAAAACTTCTGCTGTACCAATAATTATCCTTTCTGCTAGAGGTGTAGAATTTGATAAAATTGCTGCTCTTGATTTAGGAGCAGATGACTATGTAATTAAGCCTTTTAGCATGGATGAGTTATTAGCACGTATGAGAGCCGTCTTAAGAAGATCTCATAATATTGAAGAAACCGAAGCTGTTTTAAGTGTTGGAGATATAACAATTGATGCTAGTAGCAGGCAAGTTTTAGTTAATGGTAAAGAAGTAAAATTAACCCCAAAAGAATTTGATGTTTTAAGGTATTTAATGAGCAATGCAGGAAAAGTAGTAACCCGTCAAACATTGCTACAAGCAGTTTGGGGGCCAAAATCCTTAGAACAATCCGGCTATTTACGAGTATTTATTAACCAACTAAGGCGCAAGATAGAGCCTGATCCAGAAAACCCTAAGTATATTCTAACTGAGCCATGGATTGGTTATAAGTTTGCAGGTTAA
- a CDS encoding serine/threonine protein kinase, whose protein sequence is MKECPKCLNCYEDILINCPIDNIELKEGMPGSTILAAKFRIESRLGRGGMGTVYRATHLGLRRDVAIKILREDKPKSGFLERFRREAEAIGRIKHPNVVDVMDFGFVEINNQPIGYLVMEFLSGQTLRSLLKEKGKLPLNQAVEIITQVCNAINAAHELGIIHRDLKPENIWLEKVDSYKIKVLDFGVAKLLDRQNIDNKENKSSIQENEEDSNLLIEPAKLSKTFAQLSSKSKKTESSEEKNSSQSNSNADRTETNAKAKTKELGIETELLRDTVNHITQTGAMIGTLPYMSPEQCVSSPNITSSSDIYSLGIIAYELLAGKRPFSSKGFELAVQHLNDEPPPIREVVSNIPKQVEDAIFFALAKKPNERPKSALEFADLFSAYLREKQQKKARIKTFLTWSLTIFTIVIVITTIYQSKLLLREYYYQITASLGWKVPITIVKRHSVVNLVDIKSHQEKIIASTESEEIDVSALSQQNPGRFQAQFSLDNQLFILHNFNEDVVEVWDSLKKEKIYQISQDLLPNRLVGASFSSNGQFIILTGLNRINILDTKTGKLINKITTYQRNDYLVTFPIDPNQFILASIQHPVLEQRLSGNFYPLEETSSLLSIWNISSSQKLKELTQQFGEIEFIYTAKDLALIQWHVSENEPSRRVELWNINGTLLEKWDITGLGGASIAYDASKIGFAISSNKIIEFDLNLKKIIQEHNISSNTKIRKIVYDQNNLLNIITSKYISELNTNTEYYQQQPNVSILDWSKTNNLVLVEKFITQEVNSQK, encoded by the coding sequence ATGAAAGAATGTCCTAAGTGCCTTAACTGCTATGAAGATATACTAATAAATTGTCCTATAGATAATATTGAGCTAAAAGAAGGTATGCCCGGCTCAACTATCCTAGCAGCAAAGTTTCGTATTGAGTCCAGGTTAGGTAGAGGTGGGATGGGAACAGTTTATCGCGCTACTCACCTAGGATTAAGACGAGATGTAGCAATAAAAATTCTTCGTGAAGATAAACCAAAAAGCGGTTTTTTAGAACGTTTCCGCCGTGAAGCAGAAGCTATTGGGCGTATTAAACATCCAAATGTAGTAGATGTAATGGATTTTGGGTTTGTAGAAATTAATAACCAACCCATTGGTTATTTAGTAATGGAATTTTTATCTGGTCAAACACTTCGTAGCCTACTTAAAGAGAAAGGTAAACTGCCATTAAATCAAGCTGTAGAAATAATAACCCAAGTGTGCAATGCCATTAATGCTGCTCACGAGTTAGGTATAATTCATAGAGATCTTAAACCAGAAAATATCTGGCTAGAAAAAGTTGATAGTTATAAAATTAAGGTTCTTGATTTTGGTGTTGCTAAACTACTTGACCGACAAAATATTGATAATAAAGAGAATAAATCCTCAATTCAAGAAAATGAGGAAGATAGCAACCTGTTGATTGAACCAGCAAAGTTAAGCAAAACTTTTGCTCAACTTAGTTCTAAAAGCAAAAAGACTGAATCTAGCGAAGAAAAAAATTCCTCCCAATCCAATAGTAATGCTGATAGAACAGAAACTAATGCAAAAGCTAAAACAAAAGAATTAGGTATAGAAACTGAGCTTTTAAGAGATACTGTTAACCACATAACACAAACTGGTGCAATGATTGGAACATTACCTTATATGTCACCAGAGCAATGTGTTTCTTCCCCAAATATTACTTCTAGCTCTGATATTTATAGTTTAGGCATTATTGCTTATGAGTTATTAGCTGGTAAACGGCCTTTTTCCTCTAAAGGATTTGAACTAGCCGTTCAACATCTAAATGATGAGCCTCCACCAATTAGAGAAGTCGTTTCAAATATACCAAAACAAGTTGAAGATGCTATATTTTTTGCCTTGGCTAAAAAGCCTAATGAACGACCAAAAAGCGCGTTAGAGTTTGCAGATCTATTCTCTGCTTATCTAAGAGAAAAACAGCAGAAAAAAGCACGCATAAAGACTTTCCTAACCTGGAGCCTAACAATTTTTACAATAGTTATAGTTATAACTACTATATATCAAAGTAAATTATTGTTAAGAGAATACTATTATCAAATAACTGCTAGTTTAGGTTGGAAAGTCCCTATAACAATAGTTAAAAGACATTCAGTAGTTAACCTAGTAGATATTAAGTCCCACCAAGAAAAAATCATTGCTTCAACAGAAAGTGAAGAAATAGATGTTTCTGCTTTATCACAACAAAACCCAGGACGCTTTCAAGCTCAGTTTTCTTTAGATAATCAACTATTTATTTTGCATAATTTTAATGAAGATGTAGTAGAGGTGTGGGATTCGCTAAAAAAAGAAAAAATATATCAAATTTCTCAAGATCTATTACCAAATCGACTTGTTGGAGCAAGCTTTTCTTCTAATGGACAATTTATTATTTTAACAGGACTTAATAGAATAAATATTTTAGACACTAAAACAGGAAAACTAATAAATAAAATTACAACCTACCAAAGAAACGATTATCTAGTAACTTTTCCAATAGATCCTAACCAATTTATTTTAGCTTCTATCCAACACCCAGTTTTAGAACAACGTTTAAGTGGAAATTTTTACCCATTAGAAGAAACTAGCTCTTTGCTATCCATCTGGAATATCAGTAGCAGTCAAAAGCTTAAAGAGCTTACCCAACAATTTGGAGAAATAGAATTTATTTACACAGCTAAAGATTTAGCTTTAATACAATGGCATGTATCTGAAAATGAACCTAGCCGACGTGTAGAACTTTGGAATATAAACGGCACTTTATTAGAAAAATGGGATATAACAGGCTTAGGAGGTGCTTCTATTGCCTATGATGCAAGTAAAATAGGGTTTGCTATATCATCTAACAAAATAATAGAGTTTGACTTAAACCTAAAAAAAATAATTCAAGAACATAACATTTCATCAAACACTAAAATCCGCAAAATAGTTTATGACCAAAATAATTTATTAAATATTATTACTAGTAAATATATCAGTGAATTAAATACTAATACAGAATATTATCAACAACAGCCAAACGTAAGTATACTTGATTGGTCTAAAACAAATAATTTAGTTTTAGTAGAAAAATTTATAACCCAAGAAGTTAACTCACAAAAATAA